From Candidatus Neomarinimicrobiota bacterium, a single genomic window includes:
- a CDS encoding GntR family transcriptional regulator, with amino-acid sequence MNFDQKTPIYQQLAESIRQDILSGALPAETAIPSVRQISVEYSLNPQTVLNATQLLIQEGLLEKRRGLGMFVQKSARKQLSQSASDRFKNETILALVQEAQLLSISQSDLIKLIQKNYGEEI; translated from the coding sequence ATGAACTTTGATCAAAAAACACCGATATACCAACAACTGGCTGAGTCTATTCGCCAGGACATTCTCTCTGGGGCGTTGCCAGCTGAAACGGCAATCCCATCTGTTAGACAGATTTCAGTAGAGTATAGCCTGAATCCTCAGACCGTTTTAAATGCAACACAATTACTGATTCAGGAGGGTCTTTTGGAAAAAAGAAGAGGACTGGGCATGTTTGTCCAGAAGAGTGCTCGTAAACAGCTCAGTCAGAGTGCCAGCGACCGCTTTAAAAACGAAACTATTCTGGCTTTGGTCCAGGAAGCTCAATTGCTTTCCATATCCCAATCCGATCTCATAAAACTCATTCAAAAAAACTACGGGGAGGAAATCTGA
- a CDS encoding prepilin-type N-terminal cleavage/methylation domain-containing protein, which produces MKNSGYSLVEVVLSAVLLSVVAVGSYQIYDHVKWEADQGKRDQLAWTNMATRMAIAVDLDYFTIQDSMPEYSVPITLDGLQGYRTTTVREIDDPFDGVAPMDTSLPDYLKVTVMFAWFEPDNIKDSLSVSISEERGWTY; this is translated from the coding sequence ATGAAGAATAGTGGCTATAGCCTCGTTGAGGTTGTGTTGTCCGCCGTACTACTTTCAGTAGTGGCTGTTGGATCATATCAGATTTACGATCATGTCAAATGGGAAGCAGATCAGGGGAAGCGGGATCAGCTGGCCTGGACCAACATGGCCACCCGCATGGCCATCGCTGTTGATCTGGATTATTTCACCATTCAAGATAGCATGCCAGAGTATTCGGTTCCCATTACACTGGATGGTCTACAGGGGTACCGTACCACAACCGTCAGGGAGATAGATGATCCCTTCGATGGTGTGGCTCCCATGGACACATCCCTGCCAGATTATCTCAAAGTAACCGTCATGTTCGCCTGGTTTGAACCGGACAATATCAAAGACAGCCTGAGTGTGAGTATTTCTGAAGAACGTGGATGGACTTATTAA